A region of Salirhabdus salicampi DNA encodes the following proteins:
- a CDS encoding manganese-dependent inorganic pyrophosphatase, producing the protein MGKVLIFGHKSPDTDTITSAIVYADLKNELGVNAEPVRLGELNGETTFALDYFNAEKPRLIEKVENDDVILVDHNERQQSADGIENARILEVIDHHRVANFETSDPLYFRAEPVGCTATILNKLYKENGITIKKEIAGLMLSAIISDSLLFKSPTCTDEDVQAAKELAEIAGVDAESYGLEMLKAGADVNGKTADELISLDAKEFTMAGNKVKIAQVNVVDTNDLLSRQRELEEAMNKEVEANNLNLFLLAVTDILNNDSIAVTVGQKTEAVEKAFDTKLDNNTAVLKGVVSRKKQIVPVLTEAFEQL; encoded by the coding sequence ATGGGTAAAGTATTAATTTTCGGGCATAAAAGTCCTGATACTGACACAATTACGTCAGCCATCGTTTATGCTGATTTAAAAAATGAACTAGGTGTGAATGCGGAACCAGTACGTTTAGGTGAATTAAATGGTGAAACAACATTCGCGTTAGATTACTTTAATGCAGAAAAACCACGCCTTATTGAAAAGGTAGAAAACGATGATGTCATATTAGTTGACCATAACGAGCGTCAACAAAGTGCAGATGGCATAGAGAATGCTCGTATATTAGAAGTTATTGATCATCACCGTGTGGCAAACTTCGAAACGAGTGATCCATTGTACTTCCGAGCAGAGCCTGTTGGTTGTACAGCAACAATTTTAAATAAACTGTATAAAGAAAATGGCATCACAATTAAGAAAGAGATTGCAGGTTTAATGTTATCCGCAATCATTTCCGATTCATTACTATTTAAATCACCTACTTGTACAGATGAAGATGTTCAAGCAGCAAAAGAATTGGCTGAAATTGCTGGTGTAGACGCAGAATCCTACGGTTTGGAGATGTTAAAAGCCGGTGCAGATGTAAATGGTAAAACTGCGGATGAACTGATTTCATTAGATGCAAAAGAATTTACAATGGCTGGTAACAAAGTGAAAATTGCTCAAGTAAATGTAGTGGATACTAATGACTTATTATCACGTCAACGTGAATTAGAAGAGGCAATGAACAAAGAGGTGGAAGCAAACAACTTAAACCTATTCCTTCTTGCCGTAACCGATATATTGAATAATGATTCTATTGCTGTTACTGTAGGGCAAAAAACGGAAGCTGTCGAAAAAGCGTTTGATACGAAACTTGACAATAACACTGCTGTATTAAAGGGTGTAGTTTCCCGTAAAAAACAGATTGTACCCGTATTAACGGAAGCATTTGAACAACTATAA
- a CDS encoding GNAT family N-acetyltransferase: MGEISKITTEKMKDVVNIVSNAYPGFSVHSVEEKQRLEEKLQNIQENNEFVNLYGYYEENELRGNLRLHDFTINLFSKKMKAGGLGLVAVDLLHKKEKIAKQMVEYFLQYYYERQASIVMLYPFRPDFYKYMGFGFGTKMNQYKLIPSQFPNFRVKDHLVYLSSKDKEKYASCYQKYMENQHGMIERTPFEIDTLFKQGENRVIGYEKDGEIEGYAIFSFQKEKEGNFLINNIHIKEMVYLHTEALKELLTFFHSQADQINRIYLNTQDEYFHYNFFDARNGTNEIIPPIYHETNTSGVGIMYRMINTSKFFQQLSGVCFGPIDCKIKFSITDSFLSKNNGPVFVDFRNGYPYVIENQSDWEVEMTMDVSDFSSMAVGAVPFDKLYEYGLVKLSNEDYIEQLSSLFSGTQKPICMTAF; the protein is encoded by the coding sequence ATGGGAGAAATAAGTAAAATCACAACTGAGAAAATGAAAGATGTTGTAAATATTGTTTCCAATGCTTATCCAGGTTTTTCCGTACATTCAGTAGAAGAAAAGCAAAGACTTGAAGAAAAATTACAAAATATTCAAGAAAATAATGAGTTTGTCAATTTATATGGTTATTACGAGGAAAATGAATTACGCGGAAACTTAAGGCTGCATGATTTTACAATCAATCTTTTTTCAAAAAAGATGAAGGCTGGAGGACTCGGGCTTGTCGCAGTCGATTTGTTACATAAAAAAGAAAAAATTGCAAAGCAGATGGTGGAATATTTTCTACAATATTACTATGAAAGACAAGCTAGTATCGTTATGTTATATCCCTTTCGCCCTGACTTTTATAAGTATATGGGTTTTGGTTTCGGGACAAAAATGAACCAATATAAACTTATTCCTTCCCAATTTCCAAATTTTAGAGTGAAAGATCACTTAGTATACTTATCAAGTAAAGATAAAGAGAAATACGCATCATGCTACCAAAAATATATGGAAAACCAACACGGAATGATTGAAAGAACACCATTTGAAATTGACACATTGTTTAAACAAGGTGAAAATAGGGTAATCGGTTATGAAAAAGATGGCGAAATAGAAGGCTATGCAATCTTTTCGTTTCAAAAGGAAAAGGAAGGGAACTTCCTCATAAATAATATTCATATTAAAGAAATGGTATATTTACATACAGAAGCACTCAAAGAACTTCTTACTTTTTTCCATAGCCAGGCAGATCAAATAAACCGTATCTATCTCAATACACAAGATGAATATTTTCATTATAACTTCTTTGACGCTAGAAATGGGACAAATGAGATTATTCCACCCATATACCATGAAACGAATACATCTGGTGTTGGAATCATGTATCGAATGATTAATACGTCAAAGTTTTTTCAACAATTATCAGGTGTTTGTTTCGGTCCGATAGACTGTAAAATAAAGTTTTCAATCACAGATTCATTCTTATCAAAGAATAATGGCCCTGTTTTTGTAGATTTTCGTAATGGTTACCCATACGTAATAGAAAATCAGTCGGATTGGGAAGTGGAAATGACAATGGATGTTAGTGATTTTTCTTCGATGGCGGTTGGTGCGGTACCTTTTGACAAACTTTATGAATATGGATTAGTAAAGTTATCTAACGAAGATTATATAGAGCAATTATCCTCACTATTTAGTGGAACACAAAAACCGATTTGCATGACAGCGTTCTAA
- a CDS encoding thioredoxin family protein has translation MGPVVSSVSEQLESVDFFHVDVDEAPELAQKFGVQSIPTMVLIKDGEEANRSVGFAPEEKVKEFATS, from the coding sequence TTGGGACCGGTGGTCTCAAGCGTATCCGAGCAGCTGGAATCTGTTGATTTTTTCCATGTTGATGTTGATGAAGCACCTGAGCTTGCGCAAAAGTTTGGAGTTCAAAGCATTCCAACAATGGTATTAATAAAAGACGGTGAGGAAGCTAATCGTTCAGTTGGATTTGCACCTGAAGAAAAAGTAAAAGAATTTGCAACTTCTTAA
- the phnC gene encoding phosphonate ABC transporter ATP-binding protein: protein MLKVSNLTVRYPDSRQNALSNINLTFEKGEFVCILGKSGAGKSTFIRTLNGLQKPSKGEVYWNHTPLSHLTEEQLRAVRREMGMIFQHFNLVPRLSVLQNVLTGLFGYRNSLKNLIGWFSDEEIIKAKTVIADVGLSEEMDRRVEYLSGGQKQRVGIARAILQQPKVLLGDEPVSSLDPGTSNHIFQLLLNMHEQLNLCTIINVHDVGLAKKYATRIVAFKDGNVIFDGKPKLFSDDAFFETYTT from the coding sequence ATGTTAAAAGTATCAAATTTAACTGTACGATACCCGGATAGTCGACAAAATGCACTTTCAAATATTAACTTAACCTTCGAAAAAGGGGAATTCGTATGTATTCTTGGTAAAAGCGGCGCCGGTAAGTCTACGTTTATTCGTACTTTAAATGGACTACAAAAACCGAGTAAAGGCGAAGTATACTGGAATCATACCCCCCTTTCTCATTTGACCGAAGAACAGTTACGTGCCGTTCGACGGGAAATGGGGATGATTTTTCAACATTTTAACTTAGTCCCCCGTTTATCAGTTTTACAAAATGTATTAACCGGCTTGTTTGGATATCGTAACTCTTTGAAGAACTTGATCGGTTGGTTTTCTGATGAAGAAATCATAAAGGCAAAGACAGTCATTGCAGATGTAGGGCTATCTGAAGAAATGGACCGGAGAGTAGAATATTTGAGTGGTGGGCAAAAACAAAGAGTCGGAATCGCTCGGGCCATCCTACAACAGCCAAAAGTGTTATTAGGTGATGAGCCGGTTTCAAGTCTTGATCCAGGAACCTCGAATCACATCTTTCAACTACTTCTAAACATGCATGAACAACTCAACTTATGTACGATTATAAATGTGCACGACGTTGGGTTAGCTAAAAAATATGCAACCCGTATTGTTGCGTTTAAAGACGGGAATGTCATTTTTGATGGAAAACCAAAATTGTTTAGCGATGATGCATTTTTTGAAACATACACGACTTAA
- the phnE gene encoding phosphonate ABC transporter, permease protein PhnE, with protein sequence MWFKKRTILTFILITISVLISMRLTEFNLAKFRDFQNMVDFIARWFPMDFSKLHLMVRDSLDTLAMAFLGSFLGLIIAVPVSFFAAKNTSHSFTLFHFSRFSLSFVRSVPEIVIGLILLTTLGLGPFPAVIAIMIHNIGVLGKLISELIEAADPGPQEAVKAVGTKKWFAYLFSILPQIWPNVLSHYFYRFEVAIRTSLILGFIGGGGIGQRLFNDFKTFDYPSVSLDVLLIMILVIAVDLFGSYVRNKII encoded by the coding sequence ATGTGGTTTAAAAAACGTACCATACTTACTTTTATTCTAATAACGATTTCGGTCTTGATAAGTATGAGGTTAACAGAATTTAACTTAGCAAAATTTCGCGATTTTCAAAATATGGTGGATTTTATAGCTCGTTGGTTTCCAATGGATTTTTCCAAGCTTCACCTTATGGTACGAGATAGTTTAGATACGTTAGCAATGGCATTTTTAGGGAGCTTCCTCGGATTAATCATTGCTGTTCCGGTTAGCTTTTTTGCAGCTAAAAATACATCACATTCCTTTACCTTATTTCATTTTTCTAGATTTTCCTTAAGTTTCGTTCGATCAGTTCCCGAAATTGTAATTGGCCTTATTCTTTTAACAACTTTAGGTCTTGGCCCTTTTCCGGCTGTAATAGCTATTATGATTCACAACATTGGCGTTTTAGGTAAACTAATTTCGGAGCTAATTGAAGCAGCTGACCCTGGACCACAAGAAGCGGTCAAAGCAGTCGGCACTAAAAAATGGTTTGCATACCTTTTTAGTATCTTGCCACAAATTTGGCCAAACGTATTATCTCATTACTTTTATCGATTTGAGGTCGCCATTCGAACTTCTCTTATTTTAGGGTTTATAGGTGGCGGAGGGATTGGTCAACGGTTATTTAATGATTTCAAAACCTTTGACTATCCTTCAGTATCTCTCGATGTATTACTAATTATGATACTCGTCATAGCTGTTGATTTGTTTGGTAGTTATGTGCGAAACAAGATCATTTAA
- the phnD gene encoding phosphate/phosphite/phosphonate ABC transporter substrate-binding protein: MKKFLFGIVLAMTLVFTSACGNNAEDDAFTIGVIPAQTKGSMEDAMNKLQEELSEGLERTVKVEIYPDYNGVVEAMNYDKIDMAYFGPLTYVVANHESGAKAIITQLVDGEPYYYSYMITHIDQPWDSLDEMIKDSGQIEFAFGDINSTSGSLIPGIELENRGVFQSEEEHEFKSVRYTGSHDATAIAVQNQGVDVGAIDSAIFDELVADGDIDGEQIKVIWKSDKLFQYPWAVHSETPKETIEQLQEIFLNIEDEDILGAFGASGFTTATDNDYEAIKQAAVKQGIIKE, encoded by the coding sequence ATGAAGAAATTCCTATTCGGCATCGTATTAGCAATGACGCTTGTATTTACTTCTGCATGTGGAAATAATGCTGAAGATGATGCCTTTACAATAGGTGTTATCCCTGCACAAACAAAAGGTTCAATGGAAGATGCGATGAATAAACTTCAAGAAGAACTGTCAGAAGGATTAGAACGTACTGTGAAAGTTGAAATTTATCCTGATTATAATGGTGTTGTCGAGGCTATGAATTATGACAAAATCGATATGGCTTATTTCGGACCTCTTACATATGTAGTCGCTAACCATGAGAGTGGTGCAAAAGCAATCATAACACAACTAGTCGATGGAGAACCTTATTACTATTCATACATGATTACCCATATTGATCAACCTTGGGACTCGTTAGACGAAATGATAAAAGATTCCGGACAAATTGAATTTGCATTTGGTGATATTAATTCTACGTCTGGATCCCTTATACCTGGAATAGAACTAGAAAATCGAGGGGTCTTTCAATCAGAAGAAGAACATGAATTTAAATCCGTTCGTTATACTGGTTCCCATGATGCCACTGCTATTGCTGTACAAAACCAAGGAGTAGATGTAGGTGCAATCGATAGTGCCATTTTTGATGAATTGGTGGCAGATGGTGATATTGACGGGGAGCAGATCAAAGTGATTTGGAAATCCGATAAACTATTCCAATATCCTTGGGCTGTACATAGCGAAACACCTAAAGAAACAATAGAACAGCTCCAAGAAATTTTCTTAAATATTGAGGATGAAGACATTCTAGGGGCGTTTGGAGCCAGTGGATTTACAACTGCAACTGACAACGATTATGAAGCAATTAAACAAGCAGCTGTGAAACAAGGAATTATTAAAGAATAG
- the selD gene encoding selenide, water dikinase SelD, whose translation MSKEEIVKLTSLSSKGGUGCKIGPEDLAQVLRHLPKIAHDPNLLVGLDTSDDAGVYKITDDVALVQTLDFFTPIVDDPYMFGQIAAANALSDVYAMGGKPITVMNIVGFPINTLDKKILSDILAGASDKVKESGAALVGGHSIDDTEPKFGLSVTGTVHPDKVRANVGAKPGDKLILTKPIGSGVLTTAIKRDLLDEETLNEVMNVMATLNKDAAETMENYSIHACTDVTGFGLLGHTREIAEGSHVGVTIYNNDVPVLPKTRSLAEQDVMPGGSKKNRLWLSDCIDFSENIDEIDQHILCDAVTSGGLLIAVSGDEAQSLHETLQNKGVSSAIIGEVTSENPGRITVK comes from the coding sequence ATGTCAAAAGAGGAAATTGTAAAATTAACGTCCCTCTCCTCAAAAGGTGGTTGAGGATGCAAAATTGGTCCTGAAGACCTGGCGCAAGTTTTGCGTCATTTACCGAAAATAGCACACGACCCTAATTTACTTGTCGGTTTAGATACATCTGATGATGCTGGGGTCTATAAAATTACAGACGACGTAGCATTGGTTCAAACGTTAGATTTCTTCACTCCTATTGTCGATGATCCATATATGTTTGGACAAATAGCAGCAGCCAATGCACTAAGCGATGTGTATGCAATGGGAGGAAAACCCATTACAGTTATGAATATTGTAGGATTCCCAATTAACACATTAGACAAAAAGATTTTGTCTGATATCTTAGCTGGCGCATCAGACAAAGTGAAAGAATCAGGTGCTGCATTAGTTGGTGGTCACTCAATTGATGATACCGAACCTAAATTCGGCCTTTCTGTAACAGGTACTGTTCACCCAGACAAAGTACGTGCCAATGTTGGGGCAAAGCCCGGAGATAAACTAATCCTAACAAAACCAATTGGGAGTGGAGTACTGACCACCGCAATTAAACGTGATTTATTAGATGAAGAAACATTGAATGAAGTGATGAACGTAATGGCAACATTGAATAAAGATGCAGCCGAAACAATGGAAAATTACAGTATACATGCTTGTACCGATGTAACGGGCTTTGGATTACTAGGTCACACAAGAGAAATTGCTGAAGGAAGTCATGTAGGTGTCACAATTTATAACAACGATGTACCTGTGTTACCTAAGACAAGGTCATTAGCAGAGCAAGATGTAATGCCAGGTGGATCTAAGAAAAATCGTCTTTGGTTATCTGACTGTATAGACTTTAGTGAAAACATTGATGAAATTGATCAACATATTTTATGTGATGCAGTAACGTCTGGCGGATTGCTCATAGCTGTATCAGGAGATGAAGCACAATCTTTACATGAAACACTACAAAACAAAGGTGTTTCGTCAGCCATTATTGGTGAAGTTACGAGTGAAAATCCGGGACGGATTACAGTAAAGTAA
- a CDS encoding glycosyltransferase family 4 protein: MLKVLLITPNFHQTRGNTITVRRISEGLQSLGIETEIISSTDENLKHRPSADIVHGFHAFHFREFMNKHNLHYDKYVVTLTGTDLNQYLYNEDTKMIVLSTLEKSKAIHVFNEEAKQTLIDNAPTLGEKIYVISQGVEQSTPSTSHFKKDENSFLFVLPAGIRKIKNVPSAIHMLKKLRNRYPMVRLWIIGPVLEETEGRKVKQLVNENSDWVEYKGEVPHEEMSEIYIHADVLLNTSISEGQSSAILEGMGHGLPVLVANNDGNRSIVKHQQTGLVYSTESEFLDYAQQIMNNNKLRNTIRQTAKDYIANHHSHTNEANMLLKMYRDAL, translated from the coding sequence ATGTTGAAAGTATTATTAATAACACCTAATTTTCATCAAACAAGGGGAAATACGATTACAGTACGTCGAATATCTGAAGGTTTACAATCGTTAGGAATTGAAACAGAAATTATTTCATCGACTGATGAAAATTTAAAACATCGACCTTCTGCTGATATCGTTCATGGCTTCCATGCTTTTCATTTTCGGGAATTTATGAATAAACATAATCTTCATTATGACAAGTACGTCGTAACCTTAACGGGCACCGATTTAAATCAATATTTGTATAACGAAGATACAAAAATGATTGTCCTATCAACTCTTGAAAAGTCAAAAGCGATCCATGTATTTAATGAAGAGGCAAAACAAACATTAATAGATAATGCCCCTACTCTCGGTGAAAAAATTTATGTAATTTCACAAGGTGTTGAACAGAGTACTCCTAGTACATCTCACTTTAAGAAAGATGAAAATTCATTCTTATTCGTTCTCCCGGCTGGAATACGAAAAATTAAAAATGTACCTAGTGCCATTCACATGCTTAAAAAATTACGTAATAGATATCCGATGGTTCGTTTATGGATTATTGGTCCTGTACTAGAAGAAACAGAGGGAAGAAAAGTTAAACAGCTTGTAAACGAAAACTCAGACTGGGTAGAGTATAAAGGAGAAGTGCCCCACGAAGAGATGAGTGAAATATATATACATGCTGACGTCCTGTTAAACACATCAATATCAGAAGGACAGTCTTCCGCTATATTAGAAGGAATGGGACATGGCCTCCCTGTACTTGTCGCCAATAACGATGGGAATCGCAGCATCGTAAAACATCAACAAACAGGACTGGTATATAGTACAGAAAGCGAATTTCTTGATTATGCTCAACAAATCATGAATAATAACAAATTAAGGAATACAATTCGTCAGACAGCTAAAGATTACATAGCTAATCATCATTCCCATACGAATGAGGCTAACATGCTGTTGAAAATGTATAGGGACGCATTGTAG
- a CDS encoding thermonuclease family protein yields MIGQNNLRNVIIFILLISGCSVVDHGEQVKEQSNGYMEAKLISVIDGDTIKVQLNGNDESVRFLLIDTPEISDSRYGEQPLSQEAKAFTESLLKNGNVLLEKDVSERDKYGRLLMYVYTTDGISVQEELLKNGLARVAYIYPPNTKYVDRYRELELQAKSKTIGIWEVEGYAHIGHQHGFHPDVFHDGNNSYRSFSPDDEGECNGQIKGNIGSNGRIYHTTTSSHYTQTKAEECFFNEEDATQAGYRRADG; encoded by the coding sequence ATGATTGGCCAAAACAATTTACGAAACGTAATTATATTTATACTTCTTATATCAGGTTGTTCAGTGGTTGATCACGGTGAACAAGTAAAGGAACAGTCAAATGGTTATATGGAAGCGAAACTAATTTCTGTTATAGATGGTGATACAATAAAGGTGCAACTGAACGGGAACGATGAAAGTGTTCGATTTCTATTAATTGATACACCCGAAATTTCTGACTCACGGTACGGGGAGCAACCTTTAAGCCAAGAAGCAAAAGCTTTTACGGAATCATTATTAAAAAACGGCAACGTCCTGTTAGAAAAGGATGTATCAGAACGTGATAAATACGGTCGTTTATTAATGTACGTTTATACGACTGACGGTATATCTGTTCAAGAAGAACTTTTGAAAAATGGATTGGCTAGAGTAGCGTATATATACCCTCCAAACACAAAATATGTTGACCGTTATCGAGAGCTTGAATTACAAGCAAAATCCAAAACGATTGGGATCTGGGAAGTAGAGGGATATGCTCATATTGGACATCAACATGGTTTTCATCCCGATGTCTTTCATGACGGGAACAATTCTTATCGTTCATTTAGCCCTGATGATGAGGGAGAATGTAACGGTCAGATTAAAGGGAACATCGGTTCAAATGGACGGATATATCATACAACAACAAGTTCCCATTATACTCAAACAAAAGCAGAAGAATGCTTTTTCAATGAAGAAGATGCTACACAAGCAGGATATCGAAGAGCGGATGGTTGA